Proteins found in one Micromonospora sp. WMMD1082 genomic segment:
- a CDS encoding ABC transporter substrate-binding protein, with protein MATPVTGPSVLTRRGVLAAAAGTLLLGACGREGRREEAVIRPTPGHELVVGATLELSGPGAALGVAQERALAISAAALNDKGVPVGNLRRRVRLEVLDNGSDPQLAARQATELGRRDDVHALLGATLAETSMSVIGVAQKLRLPFVSLAFGDSISVPLAQRAFIYKVTPEAGDVARRLAQLIDAEGLRRVVLLAENGLHGDSGVRAMTGALRTAGVDLARTVRLPASDEGVARAAEQAVAARAEAVVVWATAPSSGAAARALRGAGHRGELFFDAGAVAEETLESHNLPAVEGSYAVHPSSLGGSTVANSSAAGRAYRDLVSAYIRQHGAYRGFAPYASDALLLISTAAQLADSVDRGRLRAYLQNQVTDGMAGMYSFTPIRHSGMERHSLGVYRVDNGAWNRLS; from the coding sequence ATGGCGACACCGGTAACCGGCCCATCCGTGCTCACCCGACGCGGCGTACTGGCCGCGGCGGCGGGCACGCTACTGCTGGGCGCCTGCGGGCGCGAGGGCAGGCGCGAGGAGGCCGTGATCCGGCCGACCCCCGGGCACGAGCTGGTCGTCGGCGCCACGTTGGAGCTGAGCGGGCCCGGTGCGGCGCTGGGTGTCGCCCAGGAGCGGGCGCTGGCCATCAGCGCGGCGGCCCTCAACGACAAGGGCGTGCCGGTCGGCAACCTCCGCCGGAGGGTACGCCTGGAGGTGCTGGACAACGGCAGCGATCCCCAGCTCGCCGCCCGGCAGGCGACCGAGCTGGGCCGCCGCGACGACGTGCACGCCCTGCTCGGGGCAACGCTGGCGGAGACCTCGATGTCGGTCATCGGGGTGGCGCAGAAGCTACGGCTGCCGTTCGTGTCGCTGGCGTTCGGCGACTCCATCTCCGTACCGCTGGCCCAGCGGGCCTTCATCTACAAGGTCACCCCGGAGGCCGGCGACGTGGCTCGCCGGCTCGCCCAGCTGATCGACGCCGAAGGACTGCGCCGGGTGGTGCTGCTGGCCGAGAACGGGCTGCACGGCGACTCCGGCGTGCGGGCCATGACGGGCGCGCTGCGCACCGCCGGGGTCGACCTGGCCCGCACCGTACGGCTGCCGGCCTCGGACGAGGGCGTGGCCCGCGCCGCTGAACAGGCCGTGGCGGCCCGGGCCGAGGCCGTGGTGGTGTGGGCCACCGCGCCGAGCTCCGGTGCCGCCGCGAGGGCGCTACGCGGGGCCGGACACCGCGGCGAGCTGTTCTTCGACGCCGGGGCGGTGGCCGAGGAGACCCTGGAGAGCCACAACCTGCCCGCCGTCGAGGGTTCCTACGCGGTCCACCCGTCGTCGCTGGGCGGCTCCACGGTCGCCAACAGCAGCGCCGCCGGACGCGCCTACCGCGACCTCGTCTCGGCGTACATCCGCCAGCACGGCGCCTACCGCGGCTTCGCTCCGTACGCCTCGGACGCCCTGCTGCTCATCAGCACGGCGGCGCAGTTGGCCGACAGCGTGGACCGTGGCCGGCTGCGGGCGTACCTGCAGAACCAGGTCACCGACGGGATGGCGGGGATGTACTCGTTCACGCCCATCCGGCACAGCGGCATGGAGCGCCACTCCCTGGGCGTGTACCGCGTCGACAACGGCGCCTGGAACCGGCTGAGCTGA
- a CDS encoding ATP/GTP-binding protein produces the protein MSHRPPTPSGRVTSAKIVIAGGFGVGKTTLVGSVSEITPLTTEAIMTSAGVGVDDTRQVPGKTTTTVAMDFGRISIDRDLILYLFGTPGQTRFWFMWDELVRGAIGAVVLVDTRRLADCFAAIDFFEHRRLPYLVAINCFDGMQYHDPQDVRDALAISSDVPVVACDARNRESTKHVLISLVEYVLTMRRSRAVAPA, from the coding sequence ATGTCGCACCGCCCGCCGACCCCGAGCGGGCGCGTGACGTCGGCGAAGATTGTTATCGCCGGTGGATTCGGCGTCGGTAAGACGACGCTGGTCGGCTCGGTCTCGGAGATCACGCCGCTGACCACCGAGGCCATCATGACTTCCGCCGGGGTCGGCGTCGACGACACCCGGCAGGTGCCGGGGAAGACGACGACCACGGTGGCCATGGACTTCGGTCGTATCTCGATCGATCGTGACCTGATCCTGTACCTCTTCGGTACGCCGGGTCAGACCCGTTTCTGGTTCATGTGGGATGAACTGGTGCGGGGGGCGATCGGTGCGGTCGTGCTGGTGGACACCCGTCGACTGGCCGACTGTTTCGCGGCGATCGATTTCTTCGAGCACCGGCGGCTGCCGTACCTGGTGGCCATCAACTGCTTCGACGGTATGCAGTACCACGACCCGCAGGACGTTCGGGATGCGCTTGCCATCTCCAGCGACGTGCCGGTGGTGGCCTGCGACGCCCGGAACCGGGAGTCGACGAAGCACGTACTGATCTCGCTGGTCGAGTACGTGCTCACGATGCGTCGCTCGCGCGCCGTCGCGCCCGCCTGA
- a CDS encoding DUF742 domain-containing protein, which yields MADRDEPTGALVRPYAVTRGRTRPRLDIALEALVETTVRGRAAATGNGGQGREHQYIAALCDGRVQSLAEIAARMQLPLGVARVLIADMATDGLVAVHEPTILDDSDDAVGTELLERVLSGLRRL from the coding sequence ATGGCCGATCGTGACGAGCCGACCGGCGCGTTGGTCCGTCCATACGCCGTGACCCGAGGTCGTACCCGTCCCCGCCTCGACATCGCCCTGGAGGCGCTGGTCGAGACGACGGTGCGCGGTCGGGCCGCAGCCACTGGCAATGGTGGGCAAGGCCGTGAGCACCAGTACATCGCCGCGCTGTGTGACGGACGCGTGCAGTCGCTCGCCGAGATCGCGGCGCGAATGCAACTTCCGCTCGGCGTGGCCCGGGTGCTCATCGCCGATATGGCGACGGACGGCCTGGTCGCGGTCCACGAGCCGACCATCCTGGACGACTCGGACGACGCGGTGGGCACTGAACTGCTGGAGAGGGTGCTGAGTGGACTTCGCAGGCTCTGA
- a CDS encoding roadblock/LC7 domain-containing protein: MTSTQDLGWLLANFADRVPGVAHAVAVSADGLLLASSRDLPRDRADQLAAIASGLVSLTQGAARCFEGGAVLQTVVEMDNGFLFLMSISDGSSFAVLAARSCDVGQVGYEMALLVDRVGDALTPQPRTAVGMMG; the protein is encoded by the coding sequence ATGACTAGTACGCAGGATCTCGGTTGGCTGCTGGCCAACTTCGCCGATCGGGTGCCCGGTGTCGCGCATGCGGTCGCCGTTTCCGCGGACGGCCTGCTCCTGGCGTCGTCACGAGACCTTCCTCGGGACCGGGCGGACCAGCTGGCGGCGATCGCCTCCGGCCTGGTCAGCCTGACCCAGGGCGCGGCCCGCTGTTTCGAGGGAGGCGCCGTGCTGCAGACCGTGGTCGAGATGGACAATGGCTTCCTGTTCCTGATGTCGATTTCCGACGGCTCGTCGTTCGCGGTGCTTGCCGCCCGCAGTTGCGACGTGGGACAGGTCGGTTACGAGATGGCTCTACTGGTGGACCGGGTGGGCGACGCCCTGACCCCGCAGCCGCGTACGGCCGTGGGGATGATGGGCTGA